ctAAATTGTGCCACAggcaggaaaattcgaacaagaagctggcaaatatgGAGAAGctacttcagccttgtaaaacattttacaagaaactacttcacttttggaaaagtttcctgccggagatgtgagaaaagcggctatagctgagccaaagcttaaagcagagcaaagtaagtctgcgttttcatttatacTATATTTATCAGCCGATCTtcacacattaaaacacactcagacatattGGTAaaagccaagatggtaaaatggacattagATATTGTGGCTCTGAAGGTGGTTTGAGTTTTGCTGAAAGGCCAAAATGGGTTGCCACTGGACTAGCCTCCCCAATCTGTTACAATTAACCCTGTCTATGGGGTAACCCTGCTAAAATGCATTCcgtgctggtctaagctggctTATGCTGGTCTGGAGCTGGTCTTGCACAAGATATTGTTGCTATATATgatagaaatgttccaaagttacttgaaagaaaatctttttatatttagctgcattaaaaatgaataatacgTCAAAAATCATGTATTTTCAAGTATCAAGTATTGTTTTATGTCCGAATTTCTCAAGGCATTTGTCACATACATGCTTCTCTTACACATCTGCGAGGTAGATACTGCACGCCATCCATGCTAGCAGTGGATCAGCTAAGAATCAGCTAGCAGTGGATTAGCAGAGAAGCTGCGGAGTGCTGTTCTTGTACTAGCAACCATCGAAATATGGGGGTTGTGCCCCGTTCTCCCCTATATCTCACCCAGAAATGCTAAATTAATGAATGCTAGTAGAGGCTAGTTAGTATTATGCATATGGAGTCATGCTATCTTCAgtaatttattcattaaaatgcTAAGAGGGCTTagctttattagcatttttgcGTGAGGTACTTTCTGTGAGCTACATTAGCATAGTTTCTGTCTAACACTGAGGGCTTCTGTTCCAGTTGGGTCCATATGAAACGGACAGCATGGTTCGGAGCGGGCTCCCGGCAGGACGGACCTACCAAATCCGCGTGTCTGCCATGGACTTCCTGGGCTACGGCCTGAGCAGCGAGTGGAGTGACCCTGTGAGCATAACTCTACCAAAGAGCTGAGCTGCACAGCCACCTAAACGTTTAGCATGAGAGGAAAATTGTATAACTTGTGTAACATGGGTGCACCCATTCACCTCTCTagatattaaaatgaatgtcattttaataaagaTTTATCAGCAGATGTGGTAGCAAGTTATTTGAAACAAATCTGACAAAGATTTTCAATTGCTTTCCTCCAAAACGTCATGTTAGCATACAATATGGAGCTATAGATAGACTCCATCAAAGCCTGAAGACAGATgtgttaaaaacaacaaaatatttattaGCACATCGGTGTGTCCAGTTAAGGCCTTATTTTAACCCTTCATGACCACGTCTCCGGTCATGttaagcacaattcatcataTCATATTCTCAGTCAGTTACATCGATAACGAGTGGTGTGACAAACTCGGAATGGCGCACGCCCAGAGAGAAAGATGGTGGCCGAGGCAGGTGGACGGTGACCCTCTCCGGGCTGTGCGTGCCTGGGCCGGGTTTGCGTGTGGCGTCATTGGGGATGCTGTGGCGGCTCTGGATGGAAAAGGAAGGCTGCCTGTTCAGGTAGATGCTGGGGTCCGTGCTGTTGTAATGTCCCGGTCCAGGCGTCATGGCCAGATCTTCAGACGGCGCTCCAGACTTCCTCCGAGATGACATGGAGTAGCTGGCGCTGGACGCCTTGTTAGGCACGTATGAGCCCAGCAGGTTGGGCAGAGTGTAGCGGTTGGGCGCGGGGATGGCATCCGTGCTGCGATAACGTGTGCGGAAGGCCATGGTGTAGGAGGGCGGCTGCCGGTGGCCATTCAGCGGAGGAGCTTTCTCTGGACTGTAAGCTCCTGGACCAGGGGTTTGGAATGTGTCGGCTAGCAGAGGCAACAAGAAGATTGGtttctggagctacaaggctaacatgtTTTCAAATCACCATAGTTTCGCCCATCAGTTAGCATTGTGAAAAATTGCAGGCCTAAAAAATGAGTGtatgttgagttgttaagtaatctaaAAAAAGACTAACGTGGTGTCTGACACAGTATGATATGCTGCTATGTagaaaaaaataaccaaaagTACCTCCCATCGCTAAAAAACAGTAGCTGCTATCTTGATGCCTGAAATGTAGCAGTACTGTAGTCCATTTTTATAGGTCAGAGTACATTGTAGACTGTCAGAATCAACCTAagtaagtctgtttgagatgGTAAGTCTGGCCCAcaatttgcacagtgctaactgaTAGGCTATCAGTGccaaactacagaagcaaactccAGATCCTGAATggcttggctgatcgactgcatGTGGGCTGAGGGCGTATGAGccatttagattttttgttacTACCTTTCCTTTCAAATCCCCCAAAAATTGTGTAGTTATCCAAACAAACCATCATTCTCACTCACCTGAGAGCTTCTTTCTACCCAGCATTGAGTAGGAGGGAGTGCCGTCTCTTCCAAAGCGAGTGACTTTGGCATCCACGTGATACAGAGGACCTGGACTGGAGTCCACAGACACCACTAGTGAAAGTTCAGAGTCAGAGAGTAAGAACATTAACAGTGTAGGTAAAGGAATAGCTTATTCAGCAAAACTAATATCGCTTATTCTGAGATGCTAGTAGGGCTGCGTGACAGGCTCTTCCTGTTTTATCGTTATCATGAGTTTCTGCAATAAGCCTATTAGAAGCCAAGCTAGTGCTTCCCTGAGCTTGTCAGTACAAAATATGTGTGCAGCTTAAAAACTACTCTATCCTGAACTACTAGCCTGAAAAAAGGCTTAAAAAGTGATGATAACGCTCACTCGAAGAGCTGTGTGCTAAATGCATAAATGCTGttacaacaaacctgcatcactGAGTTTTTTTATAGGTATTAAAtacatattcattcatttttatagataaataaagagatttgtttgtttttgtaggcCTGAGCCTTACAGCACACAAAAATGTTTGTGCTATTGGGTGCTATATAAGCAGAGGTGTTTCCCATGGCTGAAGCTCAGATTTTCCTTATATAGTTTACTACACAGGTCATGAAACAATGACTAGTGCACTACATTCACCAcccacttcattaaaaacacctaccttgtactagatgttggaacattgctgtgaggttttgattgcattcagcaacaagggcattagtgaggtcagggaCTGACGCTGGATGATAAGTTCTGgaccactccagctcatcccaaagatgttggATAGAGCTTTATCACTCCGGAGAACACaggtccactgctccacagtccaatgCTGGAGGTCTTTAAATGCGTGGCATTGGGTATGGTCAGTGTAGGGTTGCtgcagagcatcccattctattggtcagtgctttttatGGAGACTACACAAGCTGGgagtgcaccttaaagtagctgaattctcTAATTAGCAGGGGTTTCTGGGTACTTATGCACCTTCAGTGTACCTTATAGGTCCATTATGCAGGAAATGTATCAGCCACCTTCTACTACTCATCAttggtcagtgtctgaccacaaggctgctgttgaccagatattatttgggtggtgggccatTCTCAACCATTGCTAGGTCGAGAGTGATCCACCTGTATGTCGGCAAGGTGAAgatacaaggtaggggtttctgataaagtggccagtgagtgcacgTTTTGGGTTTCCAGCATGCTAAATTTAATTTCTGTCCCCCTAGTGGAAGGAAGCCCATACTACAACACTGTCATCATGTGCGACTATTGCATTGGTGCCTAACGTAAACACATCAGTGTGGTTTGTGAGGGTTGATTACAACAATCTCTATTATATAAGCAGGCCTGTGACTACAGTTTAGATATCGAATGCCCCGCCGGTACCGTAATGCATCTCCAGTTGTAACAGAGTTTACGCAGACAAAGCTCAAGCATGCCCAGCATTTATGATGAGCAGGAAGCTCTTAGCTCAGGCGCGTATAAATAGCATTGTGTGTCTGGTTCCACACACTATCACTCACTGTTGCTGCTCATGCGGCTGTGGAAGGAGTACGCCGGACTGCTGGGCTTGGTGTAGTCATGGTTTATGTAACCGATGGTGGGGGGGAGAGCGTAGCGCCCCGGGCCAGGCCCTGCGTCCAACCAGACACAAAATACTCAAACAAGTGATTAAACAGAGCGTACAGGACATTGATGAATCACTGTAAGGTGATTCAGTGCAATGGAAATGCAGTTACATGGTGTCCTGGTAACCCATCTATTTACTAGGCCTGTTAAGAGTTTCTTTCTGGAGATCCTAaatctggtcctggagagcctCTTCAGCGCATACTTTAGGGGTTTTTCTCCGCTCTTAAACATTCACTTCAACTCAGGAAGGTCTTAATGAGCTGATCAAGCCAGATCTGGTGAGATTAGTTGGGCCAAAATATTTGGGCTGCAACCAGTGTTAGGTACATTATTTAATAGGGCATTTTTCGACATTTCTTGaagctgagtgctgattggtcagtgaacTGCAGACTTATCCACATAAGTAAacaattaagatgtaaacaaactcaagtcggagtggtttggtgtgaaatgctcccttTTACAGGActtcagagtcagaattgttcacaatggtggtgataggaaccagacgtctgaagagttcaatgccTTTTAAAGCCAACTCACAAGaacttattacatgaaatggttatgactGCACCACCAGATGCCTGAAGACATGAACGGTTCGAGCTAAGGCTTTGGGCttaaacatttatattaaatactttaataaaataataatataaaataaaataataataatataatataaaataataaaataatataaaataataaataattttcatggtggaggggtacatgcaggggtgacaaggcaaaatagttagaaacttatttttttaatttaatggtTTATATTTCATActttaaaagctcagaagacacatgtaggttcactttggatagtaaataaactggctatatttgtgttgttgaggttctacataaaaccataaacactcaaagaaccctttgcatgattaaagagttctttgcatcgttacagccttcttcagattgatggagaatgtggtgtagttggttctgtatagaaaagggttttagcaccaaaaaacgtcttctattgttatgatgtcaagcctgtaacaacagaagaaccctttttaataAGGTTCCGTACAAAACCATAATAAATACAGATACAAGCTGAAAAGGCTAGGCTAATAACTTTAGCTGAGGTAACCTAAAATTAGCATCTGTCTGTTTACCTAAAAGACTGGCTGCCTTCCTCTGTGTAAATTTGACACCACATGAGATCTACTGTGTCCTTCTGTGCCTTCGATATGACTTTAATTTAGCACAGTAATGGCCAATGGTTTCGATTTTTGATGTGCGACGACATTTTCTCAGCCaaatgagctgatcagctcatcaaccaatcagctctcagtaggagTACTGCTGATCCGTCTTCTGTAAAAAAACGGAAAGGTGCTTGTAAGTTTTGGTTTCTTTAGTTGAATCCATCATTGTCCTGTCCAAAACCTTCTTCTTCCAAAACCAAGTTCTTGCAGAAATGATTAGAAACATGTTtaggtttttgtttttagctgtttacctCACCACCATTTACTAAAGAGCCACTCTGGGGCGCCCTCTAGAGTTTGGCAGACATGTAGAATCAGAAAAGGAAGTGGTCCCCCTTATACTGGTCTGACCACACCATGTGTACAATAAACAACTGCATCTTTCATGGTCTTACAAAAAGGGAAAATATGTCCCTTATACCTCCTGTAGAGTATTACACTCCGTCAGAATTGTACGCATGTATTCTATAAGCGTAATAAAACAGcagtgtccagtcttatcctcAAAGTGCTGGTGGTCACTTGATTCCAGCTGattaatcagttggtctcagtcttcaaacagctGATTATGTGTGCTCGGCTAGAATCCATCCTTTCGCAGATAAATTGGACAACAAATCGACCTTTTTCTGCAATTACCATCACTTGATAACTGATTGCGTTTCTGGACCAATCACCGCAGTGCTATAACATCTCGCTACTGTGGGAAcaaatccttgtatctccagtttcattcagcttttgacatattttgataAAATGCATAGTGGTCTTTTCATTGTgcttaaatttcatgatgaatggccgaAAACAAATGGCTAAGAACTACTTGGAaatacgtctggttccattgacttacattaaaagtacagtatgttttttccttcttctgtaaagttgtcattttggaggtatgaggttttgttcagacagccacAATATGCTGGGAGAGCTtcttcaggaccaggattaGGAATCACTGGGAGTCACTGGGAGTCATATGGAATTGGGAATTATTGGGAATACAGAATAATACAGTTTAATTTACTTATATAGAACTCTATACATCAGACATCAGCTTTACTGAAATCCACATCTAAACCCCAAATAATACAAacatcttttcttctttcttcagcTAAGATCCAAAATACAGCCCACAAATTCACTATTATTTGACTGCTAAGTAAGTTCACCCAGCTTGGTTCACACATACCCAACACATCTGTGAAACCCTAAACtacagctgtaaaaaaaaaacatttaaaatcaaatGAATTTTAGGAGGCAGTGAAATCTCACACCGCCATTCAAAACACTCAACTTTTATTCACGCATAAACTCCAGCCTCAGAGACGAGCAGATGTTCCAATGTTTTAATTGGTTTCTTGTTTTTCCCCCTTTGCAAGGCCAGATCTACTCTCAGGTCAACAAAATTAAGAACACGCATTGTTTTGAAGAGCATCGTCCCCTTTAAGCAGCCTCACACATCACTATGCATCCACATGTACAAAAAACTTTAAGAAATAATAATTTTGGGACCTTGTAATGGTCTAATAATGTTATGATGCTTTTACGAAGCACTTTGTTGCAAATGTGCCTGAGGTCCCTTCAAAAAATTTGATTGGCCACCACAGTTGCCCCCCCAATTTATTAGGTTATTTAGGTTGTTCTAGTGGACCATGTAATGTTAtgcattgtaatgtattgtCATTTACATCACCAGTCAAATGTTTGTACACACCTACTTATAGAACAGGTTCTTCACATTTTAGACTAATaatgaagatatatatatagctgtataATAGTTAATACTGAATGACCTTAGCAACAcattagtaaccacctgggatagcacagcATTTACCAGGCAACACCTTATCTACCACCTGCAATACTGTAGCATCGCCTCTTtatcttagcaactacctggaacacCACCCTCCCTCATCACAACACAACTGATTGGCTAAAATGCTGAATTAACATATTGggcaaaaaatgaaacatgaaacatgGCCTATACAACAGTTATGGCAATTTATGTtttctgtgttatttttgtTCCAATGTGGCAAactaagttaaataaataaatcaacgtGTAAATACAGCACTGCAATATTTccatgttaacttattttctcatagaaaatcaacaaatcgtACATTTATTGGGTGCTGAAACCTCTGCATACATCTGCATATAGTAATATATTACTaagtaatatataataatatatgtaataatttgTGACTTTGAATTCTAAACTACATTAAAGCCCGTAATAAAAACGGCTTGTACTGTATCGTTTTTATCTTGGACATAAATCCATAAGTAAGCCTAAATGTGAACACGTATATTTGTCTTAAAAACAACTTAAAAGCTGTTTGAAAGAAACCTTTAGACCAAAATGTCTAAATAAGAAAGACAAACAATCAGGGTTCTCCTTTTAAGGACCCGCAGTGCCTTTTTTAAAGTCATGGTTTGTTTACGattgctcagaaaaacaaacaaaacaacgaCAAAGATGCTCTTGACTCTTAAAAGACGAATCAAATGGAAGTAATTTAGCTTTCTGGAGATTTCTGGATCTCACCTTTCTCCCGGCCGGCTATCAGAGGACGCCTTCTGACCACCTCTGCCATGGAGCGCTGGTTCTGGACTCACAGAGCTGAACGGAGTTCCTGGCCGTAAGGCCGGTGTCCAGGTCCGGCACAGGTTGAGGATTCAGTGACACACGCAGGAGGGACAACTGCGAGCTGAATTATAGATGACCGCTACAAGGCCGAGAAACATTATCCATGTCCAAGCTACGCGTACATCCAGTGTTACATCTTTCTGCCTTGCTGGATTTCAAACgtccagctccagctcagtggCCATATAGTGTTACATCCTTAAAACTGTCCTGCCAAGTTAGCACTCTTAACAATTCCACTGCAGTCCAAATGATAAAGATCTTCGCCCAATCTTTTGTGGGGAGTCCACTGCTTTTGCCTTCATTACTCACATTAACACTGTTAACCTCCATTCCACCTAATGACCCCCATGCTACTCACTTTGATACTTTATTATTGACCTCCATTCTACAAAGCTAATGATTTCCGCAGCGCTCACTTTGATACTATTGACCCCCATTCGACAGCCAATGCTATTGACTCACACACTATTGACTGTAGTACCACTGATGTCCATTCAATAGTGTTTGATCTCTACGCTGatcaatatgtaaacattttcagCATAAATGTAGTGTTTATCCTAAATCTAGTACTTGCACCCTGCATCACTAAAAGTAATTAGAcatgattttacatctacaattCAGGAGCCAGTGTGGACGCACTGCTCTGACAGCCTCCACACAGTGGCTTCAGATTACAGCCTGGAGAATCTCCCAGATCAAGTGTCCCTCTCTGCTGTAACATTAAACATGGAACTGAGTTTGATTTCATTGTTACTTAAAATTCCCTATGGCTTGTACTGAGATTTGATGAGAGAGATGTTGTGTGGTCAGTCAACGGGCGTTGAAAAGTGGCACTAAAGGATGAGCTGAGTGACCACAGAACAGAAGAACGAGTCCAACTGCTGCAGGGAGCATTAAATATTAACCTGCTCTAAACCTAGAGGCTCACTTGGAGGGGCCCACAAGCATACTGACCCACTTCTGACCATTCAGAATGGCTACCGTTGCCCTGGCTCTGAAAAAGCAAATAACACGCTGAAATTCACACCGTCAGTGAGTCACTTCGCATGAGGCTGAAACGGTGACCTACAGCATAAAATACTCTCACTTAACAGAACACACTGTAATAGAGGTTTAAAGGCAGTAGTGAATGAAAACTGGGGATCTATTTGAATGATATTGTTTAAAtaatgacctgtccagggtgtatcctgccttccgcccgatgaccgctgggataggctccagcaccccccagtgaccctgagggagtagcagcttagaaaatgtgtgtgtgtgtgtgtttaaataatGTTTCCTGAATGCATATAATACAAGCCTAATGAGACGAGCTGGAGTGACCTGACTTTTGTGGCCGAtagcaatcaaatcctcacagcaatgctccAGTATCTTGTGTAAAGCCGTACTAGAAGACAAGTAATGCCCATGTACTAGTGCTTGGTGACTGTGTCCCAGTAACAGCTCAATAATAATGCTTAAACAGCAAGTTAAAGGAAGACATTCAACTGAGGTCAAATAGCTTGACCTCTAATAGAAGTACGGACAGCTGTTATTTCACCCGATGTTTGGTCAGGGTTAGCATACGGCCAGTAATGTGGCTCAATGAATGCAGTTTGGCTT
This window of the Pygocentrus nattereri isolate fPygNat1 chromosome 2, fPygNat1.pri, whole genome shotgun sequence genome carries:
- the odf3l2a gene encoding outer dense fiber protein 3-like protein 2a; translated protein: MAEVVRRRPLIAGREKGPGPGRYALPPTIGYINHDYTKPSSPAYSFHSRMSSNMVSVDSSPGPLYHVDAKVTRFGRDGTPSYSMLGRKKLSADTFQTPGPGAYSPEKAPPLNGHRQPPSYTMAFRTRYRSTDAIPAPNRYTLPNLLGSYVPNKASSASYSMSSRRKSGAPSEDLAMTPGPGHYNSTDPSIYLNRQPSFSIQSRHSIPNDATRKPGPGTHSPERVTVHLPRPPSFSLGVRHSEFVTPLVIDVTD